The Vitis vinifera cultivar Pinot Noir 40024 chromosome 7, ASM3070453v1 genomic interval GATAGCATAACTAAACACTCACATTCTAACATCATTTCAAGTATGATGTGGGATGTGTAGCGATTGAGGGtgcatttttgtgtttttgggatataaaaataatgggtTTTTCACAGTTTTAAAATAGTTCTACATGATTATGGGAAATTTATCATATACATAGTGTtagaaaccttttttttatgcTATCTAATATGGGATATCACATTCAATATCTACATTTCCCATAGCACTATATAATTAATAAGTTCtttttaattatgtaaatatattttaaagtcgtGAAGGTTTTATTGGGTTCAAAGCaaataatatcaataagagAGAGGACAAGTTGCTATAATTGTGACCTATAATAGAACACTATATGTTCAATGGAAGAAATGGAGAGGTCAATGGAAAAAATCTCTCCATTTGTTAAGGTGTCCTTTGAATGCAAGTTCAATATAGTGTGTGGGCTTGGAACATGTTACATGGATTTATATACAAGtgtttgaaaacatttatgctatatttggttcttgaagagtattaaggaaaaaaaattaagaaaaatgattttctatgtttgattttattacaaaaaatatggaagaaaatcaaatataattaaaatgtatgtatttttaaattatttaatttttacatagaagaagaaaaataaataaaataattttgaaataccatataaaaataattttttaaatttaaatatatttttatttgttttcaatttttcttttcttctacttttcttttccattttctttctttagctTTTCAGAAATCAAAACATAGCCTTATGCTTTATGGTGGGAGATTGAACTACTAGTATGATGGTTTGGATacaatttgtattttttgttttttaaaatagaaaacttggtttatcttttttttaaaataaaaactttacataatataaatttttttatgtaaaaagtAAGTACATATCTTCTTTATATGAAAGTACttcatgtttggttttggaaaagtttgagggaaaggaaaatagaaaataaaagtaaaaagaaataaaaaataaaagaaaataaaaagtagatttaaaattaatgaattatttttatatgctagtttaaacttattttatttatttaatataaaattaaataattaaaaaacatttaaaggatttctaactaattttaattatatttaattttttatgatatttttcataatataagtcaaatatgataaaattattttttttaatattttttttcttagtattttttagaaccaaacatattgTAAAATCTTGaaaagtgtatttttttttttttgtattttttatatttgatataggagttttattttggaaaacaaaaaataagtactaaattttgtgatttttagttaaaaaagtCATGTATTTAGGACTCTAGTTATCGGCACGTGCAAGTCACATGATATACACATTAAGAGGGACTAGAATTCCCTTGagtttttatatgaaattttaaatatacaaCTTTATGTTATAATATGTAATTGCattaaaagtacttttaatatttatttgatatattttaaatttttaatattttcattcctaaatttaaaacattaatttttattttttattattttttttatattttcattaaatttaattacatatatttttatattatccgatattctaaaattttcataatgtaTGGATTTTTTTTGGGTACACTTGCCAAAAGCGGCAACTCTACAGAAggaaacggcgtcgttttgttGAAACGGCGTCGTTGGAAACTACCGTTGTTCTGGAGACTTTTATCACTCTGCTCGAAGCCGCCGCTGAATGAAGAAGGAAATGAAGAAGGAGCAAGAGAGGGCAGTGGCACAAGGCGCAGTATTCTGGATCGAAACCTCCGATTCCGTCTCCCGTCACTACCAATTCCACTCCAATGGAGACCTCTCGGtaatctctctctttttctcttcctcAATGTATATTGAATTTCAGAAGTGGTGGAATTAATTGAACtgagaattttgaattttgaattttgagtgTAGATGAAAGTGGTGGATGACTCGAGAACAGTGGTACACAGAGTGGTCGAATCGTTCCTGAACAAGTTTTTTCCTTCTGGGTATCCTTACAGGTGAGAATCGTTTCCTATGTCATCTTCAGCATGGAACTATGAAACGGCGTcgttattttatttgttcaggGTTTTTTATGTTCTGGATTTCGTGCAGCGTGAACGAGGGGTATCTGAGATACACGCAGTTCCGGGCTCTGCAACACTTTTCCAGTGCGGCATTGTCTGTGCTTTCAACTCAGGTCTTTTCCTCATACCCACAAAGTGGTTCGGTTTtagaaattataattgaaattggTATTGGTCTGGTAACTTTCTGTAGTTCTCAAGAAAgggatttttctcttgtttACTGCTAGATTTCTATATCTTTGTTGTGGAAGGGGTCTTGGCTCTGCTTGGTTGTATAGTTTGTTTGGGTTCTGTTTTCTAAAGCCTATAAATAAGACTCGTTAAGACTCATTGATGTAAAACTTGATTAATGAAGTATTActgattaataatattaagatcTTCTTCGCATACCTAGCaatcctcaatggtgagacttccttgattttcttctaggtgagctCCGTAGAAGGCCTTTCTTTGCATACCTTGCAATCCTCAATTGGGAGACTTCATCAATTTTCTTCTAGATGAGCTCTTTAGAAGGCCTTAGGGAGATTCTAAAGTTTTTATCTCTCCttatctttctttctctttattttgttttactttgcCTCACtaccataaatttataatcCTTGTACTCTACTTGAACCCAAAAagatggaaaccctaacccaccTATTTGATTGTGGACAACTGTTCTAGAGTTGTACTACATCAACTGTACAATTTGTCATACTTCACTGGAGAGTGGTGTTGCAAAATGGATAGATAAAGCCTTTTTTAGAGAGCAAGGTATATGCTTTCAAATGTACAATTGTCGAAGGAATTTTGAGCTAAAGCAATTAATTTTGCTTGTGGTCCCATAAATAAGTCTCCTTcaatttctattaattttagTACTTGTGAAAAGGTAGGTTTTGGTACTCTTGCTAATTATGCAATTTTAAGAAGTTTTTGTTCCATTTATGCTCATGTGAATGAAGGTCAGTCAGAATCAAGGGCAAATAAGTGCATAATTTGGCCTTTAAGGATATGTAGATGGTGTCAAAGGGTACAGTTTGTGGTACCCAAATTCAAAAtcctccaatttttttattagtggatGTGATTTTTGATGAATCTGCAATGTTGAGTCATAGGAAGGAGCAATTTCATATAGAAAACAATCGTAACATGAGAAAAAAGGTGGGGTTTGAACCTAAATTTAGGAACCATAGAGAAGAAGCCTTTAGCAAACCCAATTAGGAAGAGGTGCAACATCATgatgataaagaaaatgcatcACAAGAGCAACAATAAATTTTAGTTAGAGACAAAATGAGAGGTAGATTAAACTACCTCAAAGGTTTGATACTTTTATGCTTGGTAATGACTATTGTAGGAGTGAGTATGACAATTGTGTGTATCAAAGAAATTGtttgatgtttttatttatttattattatatgtggatgacatgttaattGTCTACAAGAATATGTTTGAGATCTATAGATTGAAAACTCAACTTAGGGGAgagtttgaaatgaaagacCTTGGAGCTCAAGAGAAAAATTGGATAAGGAGATTCATGGAGACCAAGAAGTGGGTGAATTATGTCTATCACGTAAAAAGTGCATTGAGAAAGTATTGGAGTACTTGGAACGCAAGGGTCAAAGTCGTTGAGTACCCTGTTAGCAGCCCACTTCAAACTTTTAGGTTCTTTATCACTGCAGATCTAGGAGAAGGTGGAACACATGTCATGTATTCCTTATTCTAATGTTGTTGGGAGCCTTATGTATGTTATGCTTTGCAATAGGTTAGACATTTCACATGTAGTTAATGTGACGAGTAGATATATGGATCACGTTAGAAAGATCTAAGGGCAAGTGGTGAAATGAATACTTTGATACTTGAGATGTGCATTAGATGTTAGCTTGGTATGTATTAAAATTAGTGACATAATTGAGACAATTATTGGTTGTGTTGAAGATTTGGATAGAAGATCTCTAATAAGGTATGCATTCATTTCACGTGGTAGTGATATTAATGGGAAAGCAAACTTGCAATCTACAATTACTTTGTCAATGACTGGAGCAGAATACATGACAACCATAGAAGTAGTGAAAGAAACTATTTGGATTAAAGGTTTGGTTGGTGATTTAAGCTTGCAATAGGAGTTGACTTTTGTGTATTATGATAGTTGGAGTGTCATATATTTGACTAAAAATCAGATGTTCTAAGAAAGGACCAAACTTATTGATATCAAAAGGCATTTCATCAAGGATGTAATTGCGCAGAGTATTGTTGCAGTGAAAAAGACCCCTATAGTGGATAATTCAATAGATATGATGACTAAGCCTATTTCTATAGTTAAGTTCAAGCATTGTTTGGACTTAATTGGTGTTTGTAGTATTTGAAGGCCCTTAATGGGTGTTGGAGTGAAGCGATATGAAAGACTTTTGAGTTTGTTTGAAGCTTAGGAATTTAAGCTAAGGGGGGGAGATTGttggaaagtgtctcaaattctcTTTTGAATCAATTGTAACTTtgatattttcctattatgatatattcttataagagaatttttttattattaaaaaggaaatatcTTATTGTGAGATTTTCTTATAGAAACTTGTATCTTTAATAATTAGacaattaatttcttatttagaATATTCTTATGTAATTAGGAAAATATAGGAAGTGTTGTGACTGAAAGAGAGAGTCCTCTTGGTTGTAATCAAGGCTTTGAGATTTGAAAGCTCTAGGATTGTAATCTCTTTGAATAGTAGTGgaacttcttcttctttactTGTAGATATAGGTTTTAAGTCAAACCACATAAATTGTTGTATGTTTTGTGTtttcattctcttattttcttctccttagTATTGTTCTTTGTTGTGGTTTTTCACAACAGATTGTTCTAGGGCTGTGGGCATATGTTTCATGCTTGAACCTTCTTTGGGTTAGCAAAATGGTTGCTCCAGCAGCCAAGCACTTACAAGTACCCATAAAGCCTAGTaatattttctagtttttataaaGAATAGAGGAAACATTTTCCAGATTGTAACTTGAATTCATTGGGAGAAACACAAATTCATGGTAAAATGCTGTGAGAAACTGTTTTCTACAAATGATTGTTTGTCATAAATGTGACTTTGTGCTATCAATTGGTTCTAGACTGCCCCAGACATGTCCAGCTTGGAGATTTGATATGTTGAGGCACCAAGACTTGAAAGTCTTGGCCAAGGCCAGTTTGACTTGGCTGAGCCAGAGCCTTTATTCATTCATAACTCAAGTGAGAATAAAATTATCATCCATCTTTGATTCACATGCCATGTTTAATTGTATTCTTCACAAAGTGCTTGGAATGATGACCTTAATCACAGTGTAATTTATCAATATTCTTACTTCTTTGCAGTCACTGCTATTTGCTGCAGGTTTGCGGCCTACTCCTGCACAGGCAACTGCTGTAAGTTGGGTAAGCTATTATTGATTGGATGATTAATTGATAAACTTTAAATTCCCATGAAATATTTTCCTAAAGAATGCATAGTTTATGTTGATAAAGTGCAGGTTTTAAAGGATGGGATGCAGCATGTAGGAAAGCTCATATGCAGCAACTTGGGTGCAAGAATGGATTCAGAGCCCAAGCTTTGGAGAATTCTGGGTTTGCATCTTGGACTATATAACCTTAGTCTTTCTTTTCATGCCAAAGCTGATTGTTTGCAGGAGTTCTAAATTGAAGTTTATTTTGGTGTTATCTCTTCTTTCCTCAAGGCATCTAATGGAGTGAGTTTTCTGTCTTGCAGCTGATGCTCTTTATGACTTGGGCACTGGCTTGGAAGTTCTGTCTCCTTTATGTCCACATCTTTTTCTTGAAATGGCAGGCCTTGGGAATTTTGCAAAGGTAtacatttctttaaataaataaataaaatgaatgaccGAAACCCTTCTCAATTTTAATGCTTGTCTATAAAATGCCACCAATTAGGTGGCTAGCAACTGTTTGCATCTGCATGAGAGTGACAGGGAACTAgttcatttccttcttttttttttctgcaatTCCTTCTCCACTGAAACTATTTTGTCCACTTGAATCTTTCAGTATTCCTGCATTAGTACCTATATATTGAACtcaattcatattttttcaaaattaaaagatgttGAACTTCATTTCTCTACCTTTGGACATGGCAGGGAATGGCAGTGGTTGCTGCTAGAGCAACAAGATTGCCAATTTATTCTTCATTTGCCAAAGAAGGCAATCTTAGTGACCTATTTGCAAAAGGGGAGGCCATCTCAACTCTCTTTAATGTTGTTGGTATGGGAGCAGGGATTCAATTAGCGTCTACTATTTGTTCATCAATGCAAGGAAAGGTATGAGTTCTGttattattgtttgatttgtAGATAtctattcttaattttattttcttaaatcaattaaataggGGCTGTTTAAGTGCACTCTTATTTAGAAGGCTATTAAGATAAAATGATAAGCTAAAACTAATTGTACTGTTATTTATAAATACTATTGGAAAACTTGAACCTTGATCTAGTCCCTGTTTGAGATTGGTTCTAGACTCCTTTGAATcaccctttctttctttttttttttcctcatattttttataactaatCTCTTTGGTAAGTAAATGAAAAGTGATTGCCAGAGAATTTTGCGCACCTGGGCAATTATTCTGAGAAGTatcttttcaaaatgatttttcaagaaTCAGGACATCTtctttaatgatattttaaattattcaatacGTCCCCAAATAATTTGTGAAATATCAACTTCAcagttaagaaaaatattaaggattaaatagaataataacaactaattgatgatttgtttttatttcattattaatgatttattatttaatagtatacataataaataaatatcattattaataaattatattatatatatatatatatatatatatttaatatacccaattacttttattatatagaattatattatcttatattatatttttctaataatttaattttttaatccaaaactttttatatttgacATTAATTATCAGTTTTCCAAGATCACAGTAAATGAAGCATTTAAGTGAGGCAGTTTTTGTAAGTTAATAAGCTATGATGTTGAATGTTGGTTGAAACTCTTTTATTGCTGATGTGTAGCTAAAAGTGATTTTTCTAAAACCTGCAATAATACCAAACTGCCATTAGTTAATTCTTGGGGGCATGTCTTTCTTTGTTGCATGCAAATGTAGCCCTAAAAGCTTCTAAAATGTTACTTAAAGAAATATGAAAGTAATTAAATATGCAGTTAAAAGAATAATTGTAGGCATATGTGATAGACTTATTAAAGAAATATTCTTGGACATGTAATCAACAAAACTGTAAATCCCTATTATTTGAGGGAGGTTAAGCAAATCCATTGTGCCTCTTTCTCTATCTAGGGTCACCTTCTTTGATAAGTTGTTGGCTTGCCTTCCATACTACTTTGATCTATGT includes:
- the LOC100265201 gene encoding protein root UVB sensitive 2, chloroplastic, whose amino-acid sequence is MKKEMKKEQERAVAQGAVFWIETSDSVSRHYQFHSNGDLSMKVVDDSRTVVHRVVESFLNKFFPSGYPYSVNEGYLRYTQFRALQHFSSAALSVLSTQSLLFAAGLRPTPAQATAVSWVLKDGMQHVGKLICSNLGARMDSEPKLWRILADALYDLGTGLEVLSPLCPHLFLEMAGLGNFAKGMAVVAARATRLPIYSSFAKEGNLSDLFAKGEAISTLFNVVGMGAGIQLASTICSSMQGKMIAGPLLSVIHVYSVIEEMRAAPVNTLNPQRTAMIVADFIKTGKISSPADLRYQEDLIFTGRLIEDAGNVKVGRDLHKVVKPSKLCKLKGVFPEEKFLLCHGKKWTDMVLEHDATGEDALRGWLVAAYVANLEKTDHEPSMTVLQEAYDKMNSVFSTFVSKLQAKGWHTDCFLDGTGSRFAW